One segment of Marinobacter sediminum DNA contains the following:
- a CDS encoding globin — translation MSFDDIFDASYDRVLLASPDNTDFFEAFYQRFLSSSPEVRMLFRNTDMSVQRSMLKKSFFSLVAFYASGTIDDVLRRIAYLHSSRELNIKPYLYDLWLECLTDTVRVYDPEFCDEVELAWRLILSPGITYMKFGYDHF, via the coding sequence ATGTCTTTCGATGACATCTTTGACGCAAGCTATGACCGTGTCCTCCTGGCATCACCTGATAACACTGACTTCTTTGAAGCTTTCTACCAGCGTTTCCTGAGTTCATCGCCAGAAGTCCGGATGCTGTTCCGCAATACGGATATGTCTGTGCAACGCAGTATGCTGAAAAAATCATTTTTCAGCCTGGTCGCGTTTTACGCCAGCGGCACCATTGATGATGTGCTTCGAAGAATCGCTTACCTGCACAGTTCCCGGGAACTCAATATCAAGCCCTATCTGTACGACCTGTGGCTGGAATGCCTCACCGACACCGTCAGAGTCTACGACCCGGAGTTCTGTGATGAAGTCGAGCTGGCATGGCGGCTCATTCTTAGCCCCGGGATTACCTACATGAAGTTCGGATACGACCACTTCTGA
- the cadR gene encoding Cd(II)/Pb(II)-responsive transcriptional regulator: MKIGEISKRAGIPVETVRYYEKIGLLPEPDRDASGYRSYRQAHLERLLFIKRCRNLDMAQDEIRELIRLAEEPEADCNGVDALLTRHLSHVRERLKELASLERTLVTLQAACSDGRTVSECGILGGLTSELEELDTTVGDNHVPGTHGPGHR; this comes from the coding sequence ATGAAGATTGGTGAAATATCAAAACGTGCAGGTATCCCCGTTGAAACGGTGAGGTATTACGAGAAAATAGGACTGCTGCCCGAACCGGACCGGGATGCGAGCGGTTACCGATCCTATCGCCAGGCCCACCTGGAGCGCCTTCTGTTCATCAAACGCTGCCGTAATCTTGATATGGCGCAGGACGAAATCCGCGAACTCATCCGCTTGGCGGAGGAACCAGAGGCAGATTGTAACGGCGTAGACGCACTGCTCACCCGCCACCTGAGTCATGTCCGGGAGCGTTTGAAAGAACTGGCAAGTCTGGAGCGAACTCTGGTGACCTTACAGGCTGCCTGTTCCGACGGCCGAACCGTGAGTGAATGCGGAATCCTGGGTGGCCTGACGTCCGAGCTCGAGGAACTCGACACCACCGTCGGCGACAATCATGTTCCCGGCACCCACGGTCCCGGCCATCGGTGA
- a CDS encoding Yip1 family protein codes for MNITQFARLPFSGNGAWSELRRLDLSIPFLAWVIVVPMSFLPPVLLYFAGTHYGDSFIRGFGDKEWRFITTILFLAELLTFFVMGWLIHAVMDSHQLRVSYQDAYLLAAIAPLPLWLSSLALLVPALAVSVVAVLAGLFLSCALVYQGVRSVCERTDNDVVAMSATYTVMAVSLLAWGVLMAMVWGF; via the coding sequence ATGAATATTACACAGTTTGCCCGTCTACCGTTTTCTGGCAATGGCGCCTGGTCTGAGCTGCGGCGTCTTGATCTGTCCATTCCGTTCCTGGCCTGGGTTATTGTGGTACCCATGTCGTTCCTGCCACCGGTGCTGCTTTATTTCGCGGGCACGCACTACGGCGACAGCTTTATTCGGGGGTTTGGTGACAAGGAATGGCGGTTTATCACTACTATTCTGTTTTTGGCCGAACTGCTGACATTTTTTGTGATGGGTTGGCTGATTCACGCTGTGATGGACAGCCATCAACTGAGAGTCAGTTATCAGGATGCCTATCTGCTGGCTGCGATTGCTCCCCTGCCGCTTTGGCTGTCGTCACTGGCGTTACTGGTGCCGGCTCTGGCGGTGAGTGTGGTGGCGGTGCTTGCCGGGTTGTTCCTGTCCTGCGCGCTGGTGTATCAGGGTGTTCGCTCCGTTTGCGAACGAACGGATAATGATGTGGTGGCCATGTCTGCCACCTACACCGTCATGGCGGTGTCCCTGCTCGCCTGGGGCGTACTGATGGCGATGGTCTGGGGGTTCTGA
- a CDS encoding antiporter, with amino-acid sequence MAKTNADIEHWDVENEEFWEQEGKRIASRNLWISIPSLLIGFAVWLMWGMITTQMKNLGFPFSIEQLFTLSAIAGLSGATLRIPASFMIKIAGGRNTVFLTTALLMIPAAGTGIALMNPDTPFIVFQALALLSGIGGGNFACSMSNISTFYPKSKQGYGLGMNAGLGNFGVTTMQVVIPLVMTVGIFGALAGDPMQLQSPSGTLIGRIEVGTDTWIQNAGFIWLLFLIPLAFAGWFGMNNLKVVTPNPGSPLSAFGKILGLYGVGLLASIAGVWALSVLNMWLALPLTIVLTLILLRLIPGDIKPNIQNQFAIFSNKHTWSMTVLYILTFGSFIGFSAALPLSITVIFGNMMEVAADGTVTRVVNPDAPSALTWAWMGPFVGALIRPVGGWISDKVGGSIVTQIISVVMVGASVATGYVMMLAYNSTDPNAYFAPFLILFILMFAASGIGNGSTFRSIGFIFNQQQKGPVLGWTSAVAAYGAFIAPRVMGQEIQAGTPEVAMYGFAVFYALCLVVNWWFYLRKNAYIKNP; translated from the coding sequence ATGGCCAAAACCAACGCAGACATCGAACACTGGGATGTCGAAAACGAAGAATTCTGGGAGCAGGAGGGCAAGCGCATCGCTTCCCGCAACCTGTGGATTTCCATCCCCAGCCTGCTGATAGGCTTTGCCGTCTGGTTGATGTGGGGGATGATCACCACCCAGATGAAGAATCTGGGCTTTCCCTTCAGCATTGAGCAACTGTTTACCCTTTCTGCAATCGCAGGCTTGTCCGGCGCCACCTTGCGGATTCCGGCCTCGTTCATGATCAAGATTGCCGGCGGACGAAACACCGTTTTCCTGACCACGGCCCTGTTGATGATTCCGGCGGCCGGTACCGGTATTGCCCTGATGAACCCGGATACACCCTTTATTGTCTTCCAGGCCCTGGCATTGCTCTCAGGTATCGGTGGCGGTAACTTTGCCTGCTCCATGAGCAACATCAGTACCTTCTACCCGAAAAGCAAGCAGGGCTATGGCCTGGGCATGAATGCCGGGCTGGGGAATTTCGGCGTGACTACCATGCAGGTCGTCATTCCGCTGGTGATGACCGTTGGCATCTTCGGTGCCCTGGCCGGTGACCCGATGCAACTGCAAAGTCCCAGCGGCACTCTTATCGGTCGTATTGAGGTTGGCACCGACACCTGGATCCAGAACGCCGGCTTTATCTGGCTGTTGTTTCTGATTCCGCTGGCGTTTGCCGGTTGGTTCGGCATGAACAACCTGAAAGTGGTTACACCGAATCCCGGCAGCCCGCTCTCGGCGTTTGGCAAGATTCTCGGACTCTACGGCGTCGGCCTCCTGGCATCTATTGCAGGCGTCTGGGCCCTCAGCGTGCTGAACATGTGGCTCGCCCTGCCCCTGACCATCGTGCTGACACTGATTCTCTTGCGGCTGATCCCGGGCGACATCAAGCCCAACATCCAGAATCAGTTTGCGATTTTCAGCAACAAGCACACCTGGTCCATGACCGTGCTCTACATTCTCACCTTTGGCTCGTTCATTGGTTTCTCCGCTGCCCTGCCACTGTCCATCACCGTCATCTTCGGCAACATGATGGAAGTTGCTGCCGATGGCACGGTCACCCGGGTGGTCAACCCTGATGCACCGAGCGCACTGACCTGGGCCTGGATGGGTCCTTTTGTTGGCGCACTGATTCGTCCGGTTGGTGGCTGGATTTCAGACAAGGTTGGCGGCTCCATCGTTACCCAGATCATCTCGGTTGTGATGGTTGGCGCCTCTGTGGCCACCGGCTATGTGATGATGCTGGCGTACAACTCCACGGATCCGAACGCCTATTTTGCGCCCTTCCTGATTCTGTTCATTCTCATGTTTGCCGCCAGCGGTATTGGCAACGGCTCCACCTTCCGCAGCATCGGTTTCATCTTCAACCAGCAGCAGAAAGGCCCTGTACTGGGCTGGACATCCGCGGTTGCCGCCTATGGCGCGTTCATCGCCCCACGGGTAATGGGCCAGGAAATCCAGGCCGGCACACCGGAAGTTGCCATGTACGGCTTTGCAGTCTTTTACGCGCTCTGCCTGGTAGTGAACTGGTGGTTCTACCTTCGCAAGAACGCCTATATCAAGAACCCGTAA
- a CDS encoding MFS transporter: MKVADVFHFRNAEIKALHLTWIAFFITFYVWFNMAPLASSMLKSVDWLTTDDIRLFAICNVALTIPARIIVGMALDRFGPRRVFSVLMVLMAIPALVFAFGNTMTQLLVSRLVLSSIGASFVVGIHMTAMWFKPKDIGFAEGFYAGWGNFGSAAAAISLPTIALHMYGGEDGWRWAIAQSAIVMAAYGVYYWFAITDGPVGTVHRKPRKAVALEVSTWGDMVKLILWTIPLVGVLSILVWRIQNMGYLSTTGAAVCYAVIFAIVCYQIVQILRVNVPILKKGVPEDDKYPFNSVAALNSTYFANFGAELAVVSMLPMFFEETWSLSATAAGLIAASFAFVNLVARPMGGLVSDRMGNRRFVMLSYMFGISIGFALMGLMNSNWPLIIAVAITVFTSFFVQGAEGATFGIIPSIKRRLTGQISGMAGAYGNVGAVVYLTIFTFVTPTQFFYIIAAGAFISWVLCVMWLKEPESGFAEEYQVSSVDLQIEEEERRRQAAATAG; this comes from the coding sequence ATGAAAGTCGCAGACGTTTTCCATTTCAGGAACGCCGAGATCAAGGCGCTGCACCTGACCTGGATTGCATTCTTTATTACCTTCTACGTGTGGTTCAACATGGCGCCGCTGGCATCGAGTATGCTTAAAAGCGTCGACTGGCTGACCACCGACGATATCCGCCTGTTTGCCATCTGTAACGTGGCGCTCACCATTCCTGCCCGGATCATCGTGGGGATGGCCCTCGACCGCTTCGGTCCGCGCCGGGTGTTCTCGGTACTGATGGTGTTGATGGCCATCCCGGCGCTGGTGTTCGCTTTCGGTAATACCATGACCCAGCTGCTGGTCAGCCGGCTGGTGCTCAGCTCCATTGGTGCCAGTTTTGTGGTTGGCATCCACATGACCGCCATGTGGTTCAAACCCAAGGACATTGGCTTTGCAGAAGGCTTCTATGCCGGCTGGGGGAACTTCGGCTCTGCCGCCGCCGCAATTTCGCTGCCGACCATTGCCCTGCACATGTACGGTGGTGAGGACGGATGGCGCTGGGCCATTGCCCAGAGCGCGATTGTGATGGCCGCCTATGGCGTCTACTACTGGTTCGCGATCACCGATGGCCCTGTCGGTACGGTGCACCGCAAACCACGCAAGGCGGTTGCTCTGGAAGTCAGTACCTGGGGTGACATGGTCAAGCTGATCCTGTGGACCATTCCTCTGGTCGGGGTCCTGAGCATCCTGGTCTGGCGCATCCAGAACATGGGCTACCTGAGCACCACCGGGGCCGCTGTCTGCTATGCGGTGATCTTTGCCATTGTGTGCTACCAGATCGTCCAGATTCTCCGGGTGAACGTGCCGATCCTGAAAAAGGGTGTGCCCGAGGATGACAAATACCCGTTCAACAGCGTCGCCGCGCTGAACAGCACCTACTTTGCCAACTTCGGTGCCGAACTGGCCGTCGTCTCCATGCTGCCCATGTTCTTCGAGGAAACCTGGAGCCTGAGCGCTACTGCCGCGGGCCTGATCGCCGCCTCCTTTGCCTTTGTGAACCTGGTAGCGCGCCCGATGGGTGGCCTGGTTTCTGACCGCATGGGCAACCGCCGATTCGTGATGCTCAGCTATATGTTCGGCATTTCCATTGGCTTCGCCCTGATGGGGCTTATGAACTCAAACTGGCCGCTGATCATTGCCGTGGCTATTACTGTGTTCACGTCGTTCTTTGTTCAGGGAGCAGAGGGTGCCACCTTTGGCATCATACCCTCCATCAAACGCCGGCTCACCGGACAGATTTCCGGCATGGCGGGTGCCTACGGTAACGTTGGTGCAGTGGTTTACCTCACCATTTTCACCTTCGTAACCCCCACGCAGTTTTTCTACATCATCGCCGCGGGTGCCTTTATCAGCTGGGTCCTGTGTGTCATGTGGCTGAAAGAGCCTGAATCCGGTTTTGCGGAGGAGTACCAGGTCTCATCGGTGGATCTCCAGATAGAGGAAGAGGAGCGTCGTCGTCAGGCCGCTGCAACCGCTGGCTGA
- the trhA gene encoding PAQR family membrane homeostasis protein TrhA, whose product MTPAPSATQTLHNNIEEWLNSATHGIGALLSVLGTVALIVGASQSGDAWKIVSFSIFGASLILLYMASALYHGARRPELKKAFKTLDHCAIFLLIAGTYTPFLLVNMRGTVGWTLFAVIWSLALTGVILKVIFKNRFKLARVGIYVAMGWLITFASSDLMASLSETALNLTIAGGVVYTAGVAFYLADRIPYMHAVWHLFVIGGSACHFSAIYYGVLPYTA is encoded by the coding sequence ATGACACCAGCCCCATCCGCCACCCAGACTCTTCACAACAACATCGAGGAATGGCTTAACAGCGCAACTCACGGCATTGGAGCGTTACTTAGCGTTCTTGGAACCGTGGCCCTGATTGTCGGTGCCAGTCAGTCCGGGGATGCCTGGAAGATCGTCAGCTTCAGCATTTTTGGTGCCTCACTTATCCTGCTTTACATGGCGTCCGCCCTGTATCACGGCGCGCGTCGGCCAGAGCTGAAGAAGGCCTTTAAAACCCTCGACCATTGCGCCATCTTCCTGTTGATTGCAGGCACCTACACGCCGTTCCTTCTGGTAAACATGCGGGGGACCGTGGGCTGGACGCTGTTTGCAGTGATCTGGTCGCTGGCGCTGACGGGGGTGATATTGAAGGTTATTTTCAAGAACCGCTTCAAGCTTGCCCGTGTTGGCATCTACGTGGCCATGGGCTGGCTAATCACCTTTGCCTCGTCGGATCTTATGGCAAGCCTGAGCGAAACCGCCCTGAACCTCACCATTGCCGGCGGTGTTGTGTACACCGCCGGTGTCGCCTTTTATCTGGCCGACCGCATCCCGTACATGCACGCAGTCTGGCACCTGTTCGTGATTGGCGGCAGCGCCTGTCACTTCAGCGCCATCTATTATGGCGTTCTGCCCTACACGGCCTGA
- a CDS encoding universal stress protein produces MYNKILIAIDPEDDGEGKRALAEGVRLLNQGGELHLASVYSPGSAGFFPHVTEDTPADKENEVRETLNLLARKYLPLNQTATLHVVAGSAGDKLLALAGKTCVDLMILVSRGATGRWPLRRATVEYVSVNAPCAVLVMPAQEKEMEEPSQGR; encoded by the coding sequence ATGTATAACAAGATATTGATTGCCATTGACCCTGAAGACGATGGGGAAGGCAAACGCGCACTGGCAGAAGGTGTCCGGCTGCTGAACCAGGGCGGTGAACTCCATCTCGCGAGCGTATACAGTCCCGGTAGCGCCGGCTTCTTCCCTCACGTCACCGAAGACACACCAGCCGACAAGGAGAACGAGGTCAGGGAGACTCTGAACCTGCTGGCCCGCAAGTATCTGCCATTGAATCAGACGGCGACGCTGCATGTGGTGGCGGGCAGTGCCGGGGACAAGTTACTGGCCCTGGCGGGCAAGACCTGCGTTGATTTGATGATTCTGGTTTCCCGGGGTGCGACTGGTCGCTGGCCTTTGCGCCGCGCCACGGTGGAATATGTGTCTGTTAATGCGCCCTGTGCGGTACTGGTCATGCCAGCGCAGGAGAAAGAAATGGAAGAGCCGTCACAGGGCCGCTAG
- a CDS encoding Crp/Fnr family transcriptional regulator, whose translation MNSILRPDVSSSPCLLGEGNRDIVLQESAPESVALLNGLSRVFGIRLTDNHNDPETQLLADLSGLFHQQRVDAETTLEQHDAPWRNVYLIQHGILRLFREAPNGKIAIHHFFSEGDMVWPVFGRTRTVRNTLCLVSVTPATVWVADFSAFRSAIRSHGEGLWPRFALALTEELAELTSMREFRKHTMPARERYKLLLEEYPELVKRVPDNQLASWLGVVPATFSRLKTGAVGGQS comes from the coding sequence ATGAACAGCATTCTCAGGCCCGACGTATCCTCCTCTCCCTGCCTTCTCGGTGAGGGAAACAGGGATATCGTTCTGCAGGAATCCGCACCGGAATCGGTAGCACTGCTCAATGGGCTGAGCCGTGTGTTCGGCATACGCCTCACGGACAACCATAACGATCCGGAAACCCAGCTGCTCGCAGACCTCTCCGGGCTCTTCCACCAGCAACGGGTTGATGCCGAAACCACACTGGAACAGCATGATGCCCCCTGGCGTAATGTTTACCTCATTCAGCACGGTATCCTGAGGTTGTTCCGGGAAGCTCCCAACGGCAAGATTGCCATTCATCACTTCTTTTCAGAGGGTGATATGGTCTGGCCCGTCTTTGGCCGCACCCGCACTGTTCGCAATACGCTCTGCCTGGTCTCTGTTACGCCGGCAACCGTCTGGGTCGCCGATTTCTCCGCATTCCGCTCGGCCATCCGGTCCCACGGCGAAGGCCTGTGGCCCCGCTTTGCCCTTGCACTGACCGAAGAGCTCGCAGAACTCACCAGCATGCGGGAATTCCGCAAACACACGATGCCGGCCCGGGAACGCTATAAGCTGCTGCTTGAAGAGTATCCCGAGCTGGTCAAGCGTGTTCCAGACAATCAGCTGGCGTCGTGGCTGGGTGTTGTACCCGCAACCTTCTCCCGGCTGAAAACAGGTGCGGTGGGCGGCCAGTCCTGA
- a CDS encoding cation transporter, whose protein sequence is MACNCSAPEPKSPAPGFRKALWIALWVNLAMFLVEGIASIQSGSVSLMADAIDFFGDSANYILSLSVLTMGMLWRGRAAMIKGLTMATFGLVVWGRAIWTAQSGITPEALTMGAVGLLALTANVTVAVMLFRFRSGDSDMRSVWLCSRNDAISNVAVMAAAIGVFGTNSAWPDLIVAGIMGSLAVTAGISVVRHARQDIAEARAASVQASPASSSVSSR, encoded by the coding sequence ATGGCCTGCAATTGCTCGGCCCCCGAACCCAAGTCGCCCGCCCCGGGATTCCGCAAGGCGCTGTGGATTGCCCTCTGGGTAAACCTTGCCATGTTCCTGGTCGAGGGCATCGCCAGTATTCAGTCCGGGTCGGTTTCCCTGATGGCGGATGCCATCGACTTTTTCGGCGACAGTGCCAACTACATCCTTTCCCTGAGCGTCCTGACTATGGGCATGCTCTGGCGTGGTCGTGCGGCGATGATCAAGGGGCTTACCATGGCGACCTTTGGCCTGGTTGTCTGGGGGCGCGCCATCTGGACAGCACAGAGCGGCATCACCCCGGAAGCCCTAACCATGGGGGCCGTTGGACTGCTCGCTCTGACCGCCAACGTCACCGTTGCCGTTATGCTATTCCGTTTCCGGTCAGGCGATTCGGACATGCGTTCGGTCTGGCTGTGCAGCCGTAACGACGCCATCAGCAACGTTGCCGTCATGGCTGCTGCTATCGGTGTTTTCGGCACCAACAGTGCCTGGCCGGACCTCATCGTAGCGGGCATCATGGGGTCTCTGGCCGTCACTGCGGGGATCAGCGTGGTACGTCATGCTCGTCAGGATATCGCTGAAGCAAGAGCCGCCAGTGTACAGGCCTCGCCTGCCAGTTCGTCTGTAAGCTCCCGTTAA
- a CDS encoding NnrS family protein, whose translation MTSDNSGMSRNNIHAFWLFFTAASLLAALAVPLSVYSALSGTGWPPGLLGSGHGHELIFGFALALVAGYTLGPQPRRLLASLFLLWLVARISWFLAPESLAAQALSPAFALLLARHAVPRFQAAKKWRNRIAGPLILVLCLLSALFWLASSTLTGSLQPMPDPRQVMVAAIIGLLLLMTFIGGRMIAPAVAGTLEKRGISLEARVQPRIEGVLLIILPLALILTFLPWAAAGAGLLLVISTLLIVVRTIRWKLWHCRNRPDILVLALGYLWLAAGAGATGFSLLRGTDPIPSMHLITIGALGTLSTSVMLRLAWQRARRTTPPSWQVIGIAIGMAISALARLHAGVTPFTNPHLLGLSAVSWSGTYALVALQLVVLFRHSQNRRK comes from the coding sequence ATGACTTCAGACAACTCGGGGATGTCCCGCAACAACATACATGCATTCTGGTTATTTTTTACTGCCGCCTCGCTTCTGGCTGCATTGGCGGTGCCTCTATCCGTTTACAGCGCCCTGTCTGGCACAGGCTGGCCTCCGGGACTATTGGGCTCCGGACATGGCCATGAACTGATTTTCGGCTTTGCTCTGGCCCTGGTTGCCGGCTATACCCTTGGCCCCCAGCCGCGGCGACTTCTTGCATCGCTGTTTCTGTTGTGGCTTGTTGCCCGGATCAGCTGGTTTCTGGCGCCGGAGAGCCTGGCAGCCCAAGCGCTCAGTCCGGCTTTTGCGCTATTGCTGGCCCGCCATGCCGTACCAAGGTTCCAGGCTGCCAAGAAATGGCGCAACCGGATCGCAGGCCCGCTGATACTGGTCCTGTGTCTGTTATCGGCCCTCTTCTGGCTTGCCAGTAGCACCCTGACTGGGAGCCTTCAGCCAATGCCCGACCCCCGCCAGGTGATGGTAGCCGCCATTATCGGCCTTCTGCTGCTGATGACGTTTATCGGGGGCAGAATGATCGCCCCAGCAGTGGCCGGAACCCTGGAGAAGCGGGGCATTTCCCTGGAGGCAAGGGTGCAACCACGGATTGAAGGGGTGCTGTTGATCATTCTGCCACTGGCACTGATTCTGACCTTCCTGCCATGGGCAGCTGCGGGCGCAGGGCTATTATTGGTGATCTCGACCTTGCTGATTGTGGTTCGCACCATCCGCTGGAAGCTCTGGCATTGCAGAAATCGGCCGGATATTCTGGTTCTGGCCCTTGGTTATCTCTGGCTGGCGGCAGGCGCCGGCGCCACCGGGTTCAGTCTTTTGCGGGGAACTGACCCAATCCCCTCCATGCATCTGATCACCATTGGCGCCCTTGGCACGCTGTCCACCAGTGTGATGCTGCGCCTGGCCTGGCAGCGCGCCAGACGGACCACGCCACCCTCATGGCAGGTTATCGGTATTGCTATCGGCATGGCTATTTCGGCGCTCGCTCGGCTTCATGCGGGCGTTACGCCTTTCACGAACCCTCACCTGCTCGGGTTGTCGGCTGTGAGCTGGTCCGGCACCTACGCTCTTGTCGCCCTGCAGCTTGTTGTGCTGTTCCGGCATAGCCAGAACCGCCGGAAATGA
- a CDS encoding BCCT family transporter: MLERLQRLLGLQTIPGVFFTSAGVAVLFVAFAIPFNTEVSAFFGVLTGWVARNLGWFYILSVTSLFLFLLGLAVSRYGTIRLGSDESRPDYSNLTWFTMLFAAGIGTILMFWGVAEPISHFAHPPFEGVRAGSDQAASDAMMVALYHFGLHTWTIFAMPGLAIGYFAYRHNLPMRISSLFYPILGERAFGPWGWAVDVIAVLGTLFGVATSLGLGTLQLNSGLSYLFGIPSTGLVQVLLITVIAGIAATSVALGLDKGVRRLSQLNIVLAILLILFVATVGPTVFIAEGMVQSVGDYLDALPWLSFWTETFSDSGWQRQWTLFYWAWTISWAPYVGIFIARISRGRTIREFVAGVLFAPTAFTLVWFGVFGLSAINVEMSGQVALAEQVQQDPSVAIFAFLEAFPLADAAALLSVVIIIIFFTTSSDSASLVIDMLTRRDDQPSLTRQRIFWAAAQGVIAATLLLAGGLDALQNVITSLGLPFCILLIFMAVALFRALRADYRGYSVNELVQGRAFPEVEAVTMPKQETQDV, translated from the coding sequence GTGCTGGAGCGGCTGCAACGCCTGCTGGGACTGCAGACAATACCCGGAGTGTTTTTTACCTCGGCGGGGGTGGCGGTTCTTTTCGTGGCCTTCGCAATCCCCTTCAATACAGAAGTTTCGGCATTCTTCGGAGTGCTGACCGGCTGGGTGGCCCGCAATCTGGGCTGGTTCTATATCCTCTCTGTCACGTCCCTTTTTCTGTTTCTTCTTGGGCTTGCAGTCAGCCGTTATGGCACCATCCGGCTTGGCAGTGATGAATCCCGCCCGGATTATTCCAACCTGACCTGGTTCACCATGTTATTTGCCGCCGGTATTGGCACTATTCTTATGTTCTGGGGTGTGGCCGAACCGATTTCGCACTTTGCCCACCCGCCGTTCGAAGGTGTCCGGGCGGGCAGTGATCAGGCTGCCAGTGACGCCATGATGGTGGCGCTTTATCACTTCGGTCTGCACACCTGGACGATCTTTGCCATGCCAGGACTGGCGATTGGGTATTTCGCATACCGCCATAACCTGCCGATGCGCATCAGCAGTCTGTTTTATCCCATTCTTGGTGAACGTGCGTTTGGCCCCTGGGGCTGGGCCGTAGATGTGATCGCCGTTCTTGGTACCCTGTTCGGGGTGGCGACGTCGCTGGGGCTCGGCACGCTGCAGCTGAATAGTGGTCTGTCCTACCTGTTCGGAATTCCGTCTACGGGCCTGGTGCAGGTTCTGCTCATTACGGTTATCGCCGGTATTGCCGCGACATCGGTTGCACTGGGGCTGGACAAGGGTGTGCGTCGTCTGTCCCAGCTCAATATTGTGCTGGCGATCCTGCTGATCCTGTTCGTGGCCACCGTCGGGCCGACCGTCTTTATTGCCGAGGGGATGGTTCAGAGTGTGGGCGACTACCTTGATGCCCTGCCGTGGCTGTCCTTTTGGACCGAAACCTTCAGTGACTCTGGCTGGCAGCGGCAGTGGACCCTGTTCTACTGGGCCTGGACCATTTCCTGGGCGCCTTACGTGGGGATTTTCATCGCCCGGATCTCCCGTGGCCGGACCATCCGGGAGTTTGTCGCCGGCGTTCTGTTCGCGCCAACAGCGTTCACCCTGGTGTGGTTCGGCGTTTTCGGCCTGTCGGCGATCAACGTGGAAATGAGTGGGCAGGTTGCGCTTGCAGAGCAGGTGCAGCAGGATCCATCGGTTGCAATTTTTGCCTTCCTGGAGGCCTTCCCGCTGGCGGACGCCGCCGCTCTGCTTAGCGTGGTCATCATCATTATTTTCTTTACGACCTCCTCTGATTCGGCCTCGCTGGTTATTGATATGCTGACGCGAAGGGATGACCAGCCATCGCTGACGCGCCAGAGGATTTTCTGGGCAGCGGCCCAGGGAGTGATTGCGGCCACCCTGCTGCTCGCAGGCGGGCTGGATGCGCTCCAGAATGTGATTACCTCGCTGGGGCTTCCATTCTGTATCTTGTTGATCTTTATGGCAGTGGCGTTATTCCGCGCCTTAAGAGCAGATTACCGGGGGTATTCGGTCAATGAGCTGGTACAGGGACGTGCTTTCCCGGAAGTGGAGGCCGTTACCATGCCCAAACAGGAGACTCAGGATGTATAA
- the wrbA gene encoding NAD(P)H:quinone oxidoreductase codes for MAKVLVLYYSMYGHIETMANTIAEGAKDVDGAEITLKRVPETMADQAFLSAGGKAEQQATVADPKELAEYDAIIFGTPTRFGNMAGQMRSFLDQTGGLWAEGKLHGKVASVFTSTGTGGGQEHTISSFWTTLAHHGMVIVPLGYGIPEFFDISEMNGGTPYGASTIAGGDGSRQPSEKELAIARFQGKHVAELAVKLHG; via the coding sequence ATGGCAAAAGTACTTGTTCTTTATTATTCCATGTACGGCCATATTGAAACGATGGCAAACACGATTGCAGAAGGTGCCAAGGATGTAGACGGTGCCGAGATCACCCTCAAGCGGGTTCCGGAAACCATGGCCGATCAGGCGTTTCTGAGTGCCGGTGGCAAGGCGGAGCAGCAGGCCACTGTAGCCGACCCGAAAGAGCTTGCGGAGTATGATGCCATCATCTTCGGCACACCGACCCGGTTCGGCAACATGGCGGGCCAGATGCGCTCCTTCCTCGACCAGACTGGCGGGTTGTGGGCGGAAGGCAAGCTTCACGGCAAGGTGGCCAGTGTATTCACTTCCACCGGAACCGGTGGTGGTCAGGAACACACCATCAGTTCGTTCTGGACCACGCTGGCCCATCACGGCATGGTGATCGTACCTCTGGGTTATGGTATTCCGGAGTTCTTTGATATTTCTGAAATGAACGGCGGAACACCCTACGGGGCATCAACCATCGCCGGTGGGGACGGTTCGCGTCAGCCCAGTGAGAAAGAACTGGCGATTGCCCGCTTCCAGGGCAAACATGTTGCTGAGCTGGCAGTGAAGCTGCACGGCTAA